A stretch of DNA from Jiangella alba:
CGGCCTGTTCCTGGCCATGCAGTACCCGGTCGAGGTGCCGGGCGTGTCGGTGTCGAACTTCCTGCGCACCGCCAAGACCGCCGTCGACGGCGAGGCGCCGAAGCTGCGCACCTGGGTGAAGGACGTCAAGCAGGCCATGGACCAGCTGGCCATCGCCGACGACTTCGCCGAGCGCGACCTCAACACCGGCTTCTCCGGCGGTGAGAAGAAGCGCCACGAGATCCTGCAGCTGGAGCTGCTGAACCCGAAGTTCGCGGTGCTCGACGAGACCGACTCCGGCCTCGACATCGACGCGCTGCGGGTGGTGTCCGACGGCGTCAACCGCTTCTCCGCGGCCGGCGACAAGGGCGTCCTGCTGATCACGCACTACACGCGCATCCTGCGCTACATCAAGCCCGACTTCGTGCACGTCTTCGTCAACGGCCGGGTGGCCGAGGAAGGCGGCCCGGAGCTGGCGGAGAAGCTGGAGGAGAAGGGCTACGTCGACTACGTCGGCACCCCGGCCTGACCCCCGCCCCGCACACACCGGAGGAGTCACCGTGAGCGCACCGCACAGCCCGCTGGACGTGGATCGGGTCCGCAAGGACTTCCCGATCCTC
This window harbors:
- the sufC gene encoding Fe-S cluster assembly ATPase SufC, which produces MSTLEIRDLHVSVETEAGPKEILRGVDLTVQSGQTHAIMGPNGSGKSTLAYSLAGHPKYTVTSGEVLLDGEDVLAMTVDERARAGLFLAMQYPVEVPGVSVSNFLRTAKTAVDGEAPKLRTWVKDVKQAMDQLAIADDFAERDLNTGFSGGEKKRHEILQLELLNPKFAVLDETDSGLDIDALRVVSDGVNRFSAAGDKGVLLITHYTRILRYIKPDFVHVFVNGRVAEEGGPELAEKLEEKGYVDYVGTPA